A window of the Bacteroidales bacterium genome harbors these coding sequences:
- a CDS encoding DUF4386 domain-containing protein yields MKDKNNVITIFNARIIGAFFLLAFLAYGIGSQLFESTNDPEKYLGASLIIANSVIVLFIGILLKKTLKLYNSLVGNIYLFTRIFEALALATILLNGTIPNNLGYILAMLVLGIGSIPMCLTLLKHKIAPSWLAVWGAIGYAVFAFGMLMELFGYEWSMYLLGLGGLWEITFAIWLIIRGSKPQILSEQNS; encoded by the coding sequence ATGAAAGATAAAAACAATGTAATTACAATTTTTAATGCTCGTATTATTGGGGCTTTTTTCCTTTTGGCTTTTTTAGCTTATGGCATTGGAAGTCAACTTTTTGAAAGCACAAATGACCCTGAAAAATATTTAGGAGCATCATTAATTATCGCCAACTCAGTAATAGTGCTTTTTATCGGGATTTTATTGAAAAAAACATTGAAGCTATACAATTCGCTAGTTGGCAATATTTATCTTTTTACAAGAATATTTGAAGCCTTAGCTCTCGCAACAATACTCTTAAACGGGACTATACCGAACAATTTGGGATATATTCTTGCAATGTTGGTTTTAGGAATTGGCAGCATTCCAATGTGTTTGACTTTGCTGAAACACAAAATCGCACCTTCTTGGCTAGCAGTTTGGGGAGCAATTGGCTACGCTGTCTTTGCATTCGGTATGCTAATGGAGTTATTTGGCTACGAATGGAGCATGTATCTTCTTGGTCTCGGCGGACTTTGGGAAATAACTTTTGCTATTTGGTTGATTATTCGTGGAAGTAAACCGCAAATACTTTCTGAACAAAATTCCTAA
- a CDS encoding ATP-binding protein — MKTIARKRYLETLSILKDKNLIKVATGVRRCGKSTLMMQFQGLLRKNNDKIFILSINLDMPDYRFLAEKNWKEIYDYIIKHLQKNTTNYVFIDEVQNVPEFEKLLEGLYVHPNIDLYVTGSNAFLLSSELATLLTGRVYEINVLPFSFAEYLEFTGNETNIDRAFAEYVRTGGFPEAVRLSTEGNHFANEYLQMVFKNIYNNDISKRYTIYAEESYKEVVNFLIDSIGSTVSAGNIAKVLTANNKKIDNKTVSKYIDTLVEAYLFYKVNRYDIRGKQHLATQEKYYLVDLGFRNALLGKELASDAGHLLENIIYLELKRRNNQVWIGKTNNLEVDFVVRNNEGYTQYIQVAQSAQNTTTLERELAPFYNISDHHEKILITMDYDTGTYDGIKKINALDWLINE; from the coding sequence ATGAAAACAATAGCACGCAAAAGGTATTTAGAAACTCTTAGTATTCTTAAAGACAAGAACCTTATTAAAGTTGCCACAGGTGTTAGACGCTGTGGAAAATCAACTTTAATGATGCAGTTTCAAGGTTTGTTGCGTAAAAACAACGACAAAATTTTCATTTTGTCAATTAATCTGGATATGCCGGATTATAGATTTTTAGCAGAAAAAAATTGGAAAGAAATCTATGATTACATTATTAAGCATCTCCAAAAAAATACGACTAATTATGTGTTTATAGATGAAGTGCAAAATGTTCCCGAATTTGAGAAACTATTAGAAGGCTTGTATGTTCATCCAAATATAGATTTGTATGTTACAGGCTCAAACGCATTTTTATTATCAAGCGAATTAGCTACTTTGCTGACAGGGAGAGTTTATGAAATTAATGTGTTGCCGTTTTCTTTTGCCGAATATTTAGAGTTTACCGGTAATGAGACCAATATAGACCGAGCTTTTGCAGAGTATGTGCGTACAGGTGGTTTTCCCGAAGCTGTAAGACTTTCAACAGAAGGAAATCATTTTGCGAATGAATATTTGCAAATGGTTTTTAAAAATATTTACAACAACGATATTTCTAAACGTTATACTATCTATGCTGAAGAATCCTATAAAGAGGTTGTAAACTTCTTAATAGATTCTATTGGGTCAACTGTTTCAGCAGGGAATATTGCCAAAGTTTTAACAGCTAACAACAAGAAAATAGATAATAAAACAGTATCGAAGTATATTGACACTTTAGTTGAAGCCTATTTATTTTATAAAGTAAACCGCTACGACATCAGAGGGAAACAGCATTTGGCAACGCAAGAAAAATACTATTTGGTGGACTTAGGTTTTCGCAACGCATTACTTGGAAAAGAATTAGCAAGTGATGCAGGGCATTTGCTTGAAAACATAATCTATCTTGAACTAAAACGAAGAAATAATCAAGTATGGATAGGTAAAACCAATAATTTAGAAGTTGATTTTGTTGTTCGCAACAACGAAGGTTATACTCAGTATATACAAGTTGCACAATCAGCACAAAACACAACAACTTTAGAACGCGAATTAGCTCCATTTTACAACATTTCTGATCATCATGAGAAAATATTAATAACAATGGACTACGACACGGGGACATACGACGGAATTAAAAAAATAAACGCATTAGATTGGCTAATAAATGAATAA
- a CDS encoding TonB-dependent receptor, with product MKKLCVSLLIILSVSVSIAQNGLVETVRGVVVSGDPNHELIQTSIYVEGSNPPLGTVTDESGNFTFSVPIGRQKLRFSSVGFLTQEIDILVNTGKEVVLNIVMEPSSIELKGVNIIAKHDKSQPMNKLSVTGARTFSTEETFRFAGSLGDPARMVRSFPGVIPANDSRNDIIIRGNSPIGVQWTLDGVEIPNLNHFNTGVAMTGGQVTMLNTNLLANSDFHMSAWPAPYGNAIAGIFDLKMRKGNNKKREFWGQMGFNGIELGSEGYFSKKSTSSYLVSYRYSIPDLMDKLGFYSGITPKYQDFTMKLNFDINKKNHLSVIGLYGNSGINFVASEVKAVGFDEKIFDEWDQRIKIDAKTYILGATHSIDFTTKTKLTTLFSFVRSDTHMPVDTISYKDPKPEWKTLWDENALEDKYSIYSKLEHRFSYTSLIETGVKYDLYRVNYLERESFRDERGLFTNVNEKGNFGLCRAYAQYRQNVTSKLLLTGGLHGMYLDMNDSYAVEPRFGMRYTPAQKHTFALAGGFYSQMIPRSFYFIRTLNPKDSTIEHSNNKLGFMKSAHADFSYDWGFAPDWHFKAEVYYQHLYNIPVKNDPNETYTILQAGGAGDNVIMREGNLVNKGTGKNYGVEFTIEKFMSKNYYLLFNSTFYRSIYTNGFNKKEWSTVFDGKYLFNIASGYELPLKKGWALFADVKGSLAGGTRYTPVLKEECKPHQIVYDKNRINELQMRDYFRIDLRIGYRKNRKKFTDELALDLQNLTNQKNIYNMQYDVEEGVYKEALLQGFMPMVTYRVNFSL from the coding sequence ATGAAAAAATTGTGTGTATCATTGCTTATAATCTTGTCAGTATCAGTAAGTATTGCTCAAAATGGTCTTGTAGAAACAGTAAGAGGCGTAGTAGTTTCAGGAGACCCTAATCATGAATTGATTCAGACTTCCATATATGTTGAGGGAAGCAATCCTCCATTAGGAACAGTAACAGATGAATCTGGCAATTTTACTTTCAGTGTTCCAATAGGGAGACAAAAGTTAAGATTTAGCAGTGTTGGTTTTCTTACACAAGAAATAGATATATTAGTAAATACAGGGAAAGAAGTTGTTCTAAACATAGTGATGGAACCTTCCTCTATTGAACTAAAAGGCGTGAATATTATTGCAAAGCACGACAAAAGCCAACCAATGAATAAGTTGAGTGTTACGGGAGCAAGAACTTTCAGTACGGAAGAGACTTTTCGATTTGCTGGTTCATTAGGTGATCCTGCTCGTATGGTACGCAGTTTCCCTGGTGTTATTCCGGCAAACGATTCTCGAAATGATATTATTATTAGAGGAAATTCGCCTATAGGTGTTCAATGGACACTAGACGGTGTGGAAATTCCTAATTTGAATCACTTTAATACTGGCGTTGCCATGACAGGTGGACAGGTTACAATGCTTAACACCAATTTACTTGCAAATTCGGATTTCCATATGAGTGCATGGCCAGCACCTTACGGTAATGCTATAGCAGGAATTTTCGACTTGAAAATGAGAAAAGGAAATAACAAAAAGCGTGAATTTTGGGGACAAATGGGTTTCAACGGCATTGAATTAGGTTCGGAAGGTTATTTTTCAAAGAAAAGCACTTCGTCTTATCTTGTTTCGTATAGATATTCCATTCCCGACTTGATGGATAAGTTAGGTTTTTATTCAGGTATTACACCAAAATATCAAGATTTTACCATGAAACTCAATTTTGATATTAACAAGAAAAATCATCTTTCTGTGATAGGACTATATGGTAACAGCGGAATTAACTTTGTGGCATCGGAAGTGAAAGCTGTTGGATTTGATGAGAAAATTTTCGATGAATGGGATCAACGTATTAAGATAGATGCCAAAACATATATACTTGGAGCTACGCACAGCATTGATTTTACTACAAAAACAAAACTAACTACACTATTTTCCTTTGTAAGAAGTGATACACATATGCCGGTGGACACAATTTCTTATAAAGATCCAAAACCGGAATGGAAAACTCTATGGGATGAAAATGCATTGGAGGATAAGTATTCTATATATTCTAAACTTGAACACCGATTTTCTTATACTTCGCTGATAGAAACAGGAGTAAAGTATGACCTATATAGAGTTAATTATCTCGAAAGAGAGTCGTTCAGAGACGAGAGGGGGCTTTTTACCAATGTAAATGAGAAAGGAAATTTTGGTCTGTGCCGGGCTTATGCACAGTATAGGCAAAATGTAACATCGAAATTATTGCTGACAGGTGGACTGCACGGAATGTACCTTGATATGAATGATAGTTATGCTGTTGAACCACGATTTGGCATGCGTTACACACCCGCCCAAAAGCATACTTTCGCATTAGCTGGTGGATTTTACAGTCAGATGATTCCCCGTTCGTTCTATTTTATCCGTACACTTAATCCTAAAGACAGCACAATAGAGCATAGTAACAACAAACTTGGATTTATGAAGAGTGCACACGCTGACTTTTCGTACGATTGGGGTTTTGCACCTGACTGGCACTTCAAAGCGGAAGTTTATTACCAGCACCTGTACAATATTCCTGTAAAAAATGATCCCAATGAAACTTATACCATTCTTCAAGCTGGCGGAGCAGGCGATAATGTGATAATGCGAGAGGGAAATCTTGTAAATAAAGGAACAGGAAAGAATTATGGAGTTGAGTTTACTATTGAGAAATTTATGAGTAAAAATTACTACCTATTGTTCAACTCTACATTTTACAGGTCAATTTATACAAACGGATTTAATAAAAAGGAATGGAGTACCGTTTTTGACGGGAAATATCTCTTTAACATTGCTTCGGGTTACGAATTACCACTAAAGAAAGGTTGGGCACTCTTTGCCGATGTAAAAGGTTCATTGGCTGGTGGTACACGCTACACTCCCGTATTGAAAGAGGAATGTAAACCACACCAAATAGTGTACGACAAAAACCGCATAAATGAGTTGCAAATGCGTGACTATTTTAGAATTGATTTGCGAATAGGGTACAGGAAAAACCGTAAGAAATTTACAGATGAATTGGCTCTTGACTTGCAAAACTTAACTAACCAAAAAAATATTTACAATATGCAGTATGATGTTGAGGAAGGAGTTTATAAAGAGGCTTTGTTGCAAGGGTTTATGCCAATGGTTACCTATAGAGTGAATTTTTCATTGTAA
- a CDS encoding DUF998 domain-containing protein encodes MLRLFLFFILVIASLSDLLVPIIIGTKYPNYNHLIQTISTLGTKSSPVQLYQRVNLIVVGVLFLLFSIGQYLLFDQKTWAHNWYAIGIFIFGIGCILAGVFPEDIQGVPETTSGKIHGIASGIGFILLTMCPLWAVWINELHDCKIINLILFALGLLTFVLFILSENRTAGFLKYTGLFQRVNLIILYGALIINYSKISKLL; translated from the coding sequence ATGCTGAGACTTTTTTTGTTTTTTATATTAGTAATAGCATCTTTAAGTGATTTGTTAGTACCTATTATTATTGGGACAAAATATCCTAACTATAATCATTTAATTCAGACAATAAGTACTCTTGGGACAAAGAGTAGTCCTGTTCAACTATATCAACGAGTAAATCTCATAGTAGTCGGAGTATTATTCTTATTGTTTTCTATAGGACAATACCTTCTTTTTGACCAAAAAACTTGGGCTCATAATTGGTATGCTATTGGAATTTTTATATTTGGAATAGGGTGTATTTTAGCAGGTGTTTTCCCGGAAGATATTCAAGGTGTTCCAGAAACGACTAGTGGAAAAATTCATGGGATAGCGTCTGGAATAGGGTTTATTTTGTTAACTATGTGTCCTCTATGGGCAGTTTGGATAAATGAACTTCATGATTGTAAAATTATTAATTTAATCCTCTTTGCTTTGGGATTATTAACCTTTGTTTTATTTATTTTATCAGAAAATAGGACAGCAGGTTTTTTGAAATATACCGGATTGTTTCAAAGAGTTAATTTGATAATACTATACGGGGCATTAATAATAAATTATTCAAAAATTAGCAAACTATTATAA
- a CDS encoding beta-lactamase family protein: protein MTTEKEKIYQAVLDKVVDGKKVFGTSFAFKKDTITWQGASGNLSIEQPYFIASTTKLFTTAIILKLREEGKLNLDDKINKYIDASILFGLHVYKGKEYSQELTIRHLLSHTSGLPDYFQDKRVSGKSLEDELMAGNDQFWTFEQSIERSKNMSPLFAPGTKGKAKYSDANFQLLGKIIENITGKSYAENCQERIIQPLGLTKTYLYQDATDKTPKMLYYKNKELIILKAMTSFGADGGIVSTSAEMLIFVEAFFTGKLFPLAYIDELQEWNRIFPPMRAGVGIHLFKLPGIFNPTGAIPYFIGHSGLSGALAFYSPRENLYIAGTVNQAAHPDISFRTMIKLTQRILKK, encoded by the coding sequence ATGACAACGGAAAAAGAAAAAATATATCAAGCTGTCTTGGATAAAGTAGTTGATGGCAAAAAAGTATTCGGAACATCTTTTGCTTTTAAAAAAGACACAATAACTTGGCAAGGTGCTTCGGGAAATTTAAGCATAGAACAGCCTTATTTCATTGCAAGTACTACGAAACTATTTACCACTGCAATTATTCTTAAGCTGCGAGAAGAAGGCAAGCTAAATCTTGATGATAAAATCAATAAATACATTGATGCTTCAATTTTGTTCGGATTGCACGTTTACAAAGGAAAGGAATATTCGCAGGAGTTAACAATCAGGCACTTACTTTCTCATACTTCAGGGCTCCCTGACTATTTTCAAGACAAAAGAGTAAGCGGGAAAAGTTTGGAAGATGAGTTAATGGCAGGAAATGATCAGTTTTGGACTTTTGAGCAATCAATTGAAAGGTCGAAAAATATGTCCCCACTATTTGCACCCGGAACAAAAGGAAAGGCAAAATATTCAGATGCAAACTTTCAGCTTTTAGGGAAAATCATTGAAAATATTACAGGTAAATCGTATGCTGAAAACTGTCAAGAGCGTATTATTCAACCACTTGGCTTAACAAAAACCTATCTATACCAAGACGCGACCGATAAAACACCCAAGATGTTATATTACAAAAACAAGGAATTGATAATTCTCAAAGCAATGACATCTTTTGGCGCGGACGGTGGAATAGTTTCTACTTCTGCCGAAATGCTAATTTTTGTCGAGGCGTTTTTTACAGGTAAATTATTCCCCTTAGCGTATATTGACGAATTGCAAGAGTGGAACAGAATATTTCCCCCGATGCGTGCAGGTGTTGGCATTCATTTGTTCAAGCTGCCAGGGATTTTTAACCCAACAGGAGCAATTCCATATTTCATAGGACATTCTGGACTTTCAGGAGCTTTGGCATTTTATAGTCCAAGAGAAAATCTTTATATCGCTGGAACTGTAAACCAAGCAGCACATCCCGATATTTCTTTTAGGACAATGATTAAATTAACGCAACGAATATTGAAAAAATGA
- a CDS encoding alpha/beta fold hydrolase, with the protein MKFKVIIKIGIIVLILTIAIGIFAYRNMNYDYQNERFLEKKGYKLGFTENVAKLDDSSEIYYIKGPNNGPKLLLLHGQQVSCYDYAKVLPKLSKHFHIYALDYYGHGKSSKNPDKYNVVEIGNDIIWLIKNIIKDKVYISGHSSGALLAAYVSANAPEYIVATVLEDGPFFSTLPGRAEKTISWLSFKTMHDYFNQNKISSFMEYLISFTTLFTKKFHNIVYI; encoded by the coding sequence ATGAAGTTTAAAGTTATTATAAAAATTGGGATAATTGTTTTAATATTAACAATAGCTATTGGTATTTTTGCATATAGGAATATGAATTACGACTATCAAAATGAAAGGTTTTTAGAAAAGAAAGGATATAAATTAGGTTTTACTGAAAATGTTGCCAAATTAGACGATAGCTCGGAAATTTATTATATAAAAGGTCCAAACAATGGTCCAAAACTTCTTTTACTTCATGGTCAGCAAGTAAGCTGCTATGATTATGCAAAAGTATTACCAAAACTGTCAAAACATTTTCATATTTACGCCCTTGATTATTATGGTCACGGGAAATCATCAAAAAATCCTGACAAATATAATGTTGTAGAAATAGGAAACGACATAATTTGGCTTATTAAAAATATTATTAAGGATAAAGTTTATATATCCGGTCACTCATCAGGAGCCTTGCTTGCTGCTTATGTTTCTGCCAATGCACCTGAATACATTGTCGCAACAGTTTTAGAAGACGGTCCTTTCTTTTCAACTCTTCCCGGAAGGGCGGAAAAAACTATTTCATGGTTGAGTTTTAAAACTATGCACGATTATTTCAATCAAAACAAGATTAGTTCCTTTATGG